Proteins encoded together in one Oceanobacillus iheyensis HTE831 window:
- the fliY gene encoding flagellar motor switch phosphatase FliY yields the protein MMNDGMLSQDEIDALLKVSEDDSEEISNEDTSQAYLSSIEIDALGEIGNISFGSSATTLSTLLNQKVEITTPSVEVIEKADIDNEVTFEPVSVQVNYIDGFSGKNVFVIKARDAAIIADIMLGGDGTTPDETLNDIHLSAVQETMNQMMGAAATSMSTVFDMKVDISPPEIINGIEDNANTVVFDEDVYVKVFFRLTVGNLIDSNMMQLIPLSFARQLVDQLLHAPTEEAAVVELEKTASELAQSIPNKENVSEDINPTYQEQPKEEWRRETNYLGNASVSSSPTVQEAAFSNFESPTLSKQEHRNLDMLLDVPLKVTVELGRTKQSISDILDLSAGSIIELDKLAGEPVDILVNEKLVAEGEVVVIEENFGVRVTDIISQTDRIKNLKK from the coding sequence ATGATGAATGATGGAATGCTTTCTCAGGATGAAATTGATGCATTACTTAAGGTATCTGAGGATGATTCTGAAGAAATATCAAATGAAGACACATCACAAGCCTATTTATCTAGTATTGAGATTGATGCATTAGGAGAGATTGGAAATATCTCATTTGGTAGTTCTGCTACAACATTATCCACATTATTAAATCAAAAAGTAGAAATAACAACACCTAGTGTAGAGGTAATTGAAAAAGCTGATATTGATAACGAGGTTACGTTTGAACCTGTCAGCGTACAAGTTAATTACATAGATGGATTTTCTGGTAAGAATGTATTTGTGATAAAAGCGCGTGATGCAGCAATCATTGCAGATATTATGTTAGGAGGAGATGGTACAACTCCAGATGAAACATTAAATGATATTCACTTAAGTGCTGTCCAAGAAACGATGAATCAAATGATGGGGGCAGCTGCCACTAGTATGTCTACTGTTTTTGATATGAAGGTTGATATATCACCTCCCGAAATTATAAATGGTATTGAAGATAATGCTAATACGGTTGTATTTGATGAAGATGTTTACGTGAAAGTGTTTTTTAGATTAACAGTAGGAAATTTGATAGATTCCAATATGATGCAATTGATTCCGTTAAGTTTTGCAAGACAACTTGTGGATCAATTATTACACGCTCCAACAGAAGAAGCTGCTGTTGTAGAGCTAGAAAAAACAGCTTCAGAGCTTGCACAATCGATACCGAATAAAGAGAATGTAAGCGAAGATATTAACCCAACTTACCAAGAACAGCCAAAAGAAGAATGGAGAAGGGAAACAAATTATTTAGGAAATGCATCTGTATCTAGTAGTCCGACTGTACAAGAAGCGGCGTTTTCTAATTTTGAAAGCCCTACATTGTCAAAACAAGAACATAGAAATTTAGATATGCTTTTAGATGTTCCGTTAAAAGTCACTGTAGAATTGGGTAGAACGAAACAATCAATAAGTGACATTCTTGATTTATCAGCCGGCTCGATTATTGAGTTAGACAAGTTAGCTGGTGAACCAGTCGATATACTAGTCAATGAGAAACTAGTTGCTGAAGGGGAAGTAGTTGTTATCGAAGAAAATTTTGGTGTAAGAGTAACGGATATTATTAGTCAAACGGATCGAATTAAGAACTTAAAAAAATAA
- a CDS encoding response regulator, translating into MGQRILIVDDAAFMRMMIKDILTKNDFEVVDEAQDGNEAIEKFKEHKPDLVTMDITMPEKDGISALKEIKQFDSEAKIIMCSAMGQQAMVIDAIQAGAKDFIVKPFQADRVIEAIQKALS; encoded by the coding sequence ATGGGACAACGAATTTTAATAGTGGATGATGCAGCTTTTATGCGAATGATGATTAAAGATATTTTGACAAAAAATGATTTTGAAGTAGTGGATGAAGCACAGGATGGAAACGAAGCGATAGAGAAATTTAAAGAACATAAACCAGATTTAGTAACAATGGATATTACAATGCCAGAAAAAGATGGTATCAGTGCTTTAAAAGAAATTAAGCAATTTGATTCGGAAGCAAAGATTATTATGTGTTCTGCTATGGGGCAACAAGCAATGGTGATTGATGCAATTCAGGCAGGAGCGAAAGATTTTATTGTAAAGCCATTCCAAGCAGATCGTGTAATTGAAGCTATCCAAAAAGCGTTATCTTAA
- the fliO gene encoding flagellar biosynthetic protein FliO — translation MIVNRILLAWGAGIIFILCILPLPVGASPNVSDCIENNKECTSEEINSEEETEVLNEDNNDLVVNGDNSSPSLVFEIIQLFFALLLVIGLIYVVLKLLGKRNKLGSNMKSLENVGGISVGQNKSIQIVRIGNQIYMVGVGDNVQLLQEITDEETIQHILNVEQQSEDFLGTNFTSLLKKKNSSENNSDQSFEKLFEQELNSLKSNRNKMIQKYKEDSHE, via the coding sequence GTGATCGTCAATAGAATTTTACTAGCATGGGGAGCAGGAATAATTTTTATTTTATGCATACTCCCCCTTCCTGTGGGGGCTTCTCCAAATGTATCTGATTGCATTGAAAATAATAAAGAATGTACAAGTGAAGAAATAAATTCGGAAGAAGAGACCGAAGTGTTAAATGAGGATAATAATGACTTGGTGGTAAACGGTGATAATTCCAGTCCATCATTAGTGTTTGAGATTATTCAGTTGTTTTTTGCATTATTACTTGTAATAGGACTGATTTATGTAGTATTAAAACTGCTAGGAAAACGAAATAAGCTAGGCAGTAATATGAAGTCCTTAGAAAATGTCGGTGGAATATCCGTTGGGCAAAACAAATCGATACAAATTGTACGAATAGGAAATCAAATATACATGGTAGGTGTAGGAGACAATGTGCAATTACTTCAAGAAATCACAGATGAAGAGACGATACAACACATTTTAAATGTTGAGCAACAATCAGAGGATTTCCTTGGTACCAACTTTACGTCTTTGTTGAAAAAGAAAAATAGCAGTGAAAATAATTCAGACCAATCGTTCGAAAAACTTTTTGAACAGGAACTGAATAGCCTTAAATCCAATCGAAATAAAATGATACAAAAGTATAAGGAAGATTCTCATGAATGA
- the fliP gene encoding flagellar type III secretion system pore protein FliP (The bacterial flagellar biogenesis protein FliP forms a type III secretion system (T3SS)-type pore required for flagellar assembly.), giving the protein MNEFIDIFSSSDPTNISTSVKLLLLLTIFSLAPGILILMTSFTRIIIVLSFVRTSLATQQMPPNQVLIGIALFMSFFIMAPTFTEVYEEGLGPLFNEEITLDEAYENASIPLKEFMAQHTRQKDLELFLNYTQADPPETIEDIPLTTLVPAFAISELKTAFQMGFLIFIPFLIIDMAVASILMSMGMMMLPPVMISLPFKILLFVLVDGWYLITQSLLGGF; this is encoded by the coding sequence ATGAATGAATTTATTGACATTTTTTCTAGCTCTGATCCAACCAATATTTCTACTTCCGTAAAATTATTATTACTATTAACGATTTTTTCATTAGCACCAGGAATCCTAATTTTAATGACAAGTTTTACTAGAATAATTATTGTTCTTTCATTTGTAAGGACATCCTTAGCAACACAACAAATGCCTCCTAACCAAGTTTTAATAGGGATTGCATTGTTTATGAGCTTTTTTATTATGGCTCCAACTTTCACAGAAGTATATGAAGAGGGACTTGGCCCACTATTTAATGAAGAAATAACCTTGGATGAAGCATATGAGAATGCAAGTATTCCGTTAAAAGAATTTATGGCTCAACACACAAGGCAAAAAGATTTGGAGTTATTTTTAAATTACACTCAAGCCGATCCTCCTGAGACTATTGAAGATATACCACTCACTACACTTGTCCCGGCATTTGCAATAAGTGAGCTGAAAACAGCTTTTCAAATGGGATTTTTGATATTTATTCCCTTTTTAATTATTGATATGGCTGTAGCGAGTATTTTAATGTCTATGGGTATGATGATGCTTCCACCTGTAATGATTTCACTGCCATTCAAGATATTATTATTTGTACTTGTGGATGGATGGTATCTTATCACTCAATCTTTATTAGGTGGTTTTTAG
- the fliQ gene encoding flagellar biosynthesis protein FliQ codes for MSSELVLTLAEQGVVTILLITVPLLLLALGVGLLVSIFQATTQIQEQTLAFIPKIIAVLVGLVFFGPWMLTTIVEFTSNLYQNLNQIVG; via the coding sequence ATGAGTAGTGAATTAGTTTTAACGTTAGCTGAACAGGGCGTCGTTACTATCTTATTAATTACCGTTCCTTTATTGTTACTAGCATTAGGAGTTGGTTTACTCGTAAGCATATTCCAAGCAACGACACAGATTCAGGAGCAAACATTGGCATTTATTCCAAAAATAATAGCCGTATTAGTTGGATTAGTATTTTTTGGACCTTGGATGTTAACAACAATTGTAGAATTCACATCAAATTTATATCAAAATTTAAATCAAATTGTAGGTTAG
- the fliR gene encoding flagellar biosynthetic protein FliR: MLEYIDLNTLPAFLLIFVRVLAFFVIMPLFSYRSVPVQFKIGISFFLAIIMISTVDTAGIAVNNLYIFLIVKEILVGICIGLIAYIIVSAIQVAGGFIDFQMGFAIANVVDPQTGAQSPLTGQYLYIISLLFLLSVNGHHIIIDGIFNSYSYIPLNQFLPFGEESIVQFVLTTFNTMFLVAFQIAIPIVGCLFLVDVALGIIARTVPQMNVFVVGLPLKILVSFAAILVFLALYINLAQRLFETMYRVMSGLMSLFGGV; this comes from the coding sequence ATGTTAGAGTATATAGATTTAAATACGTTGCCTGCATTTTTATTAATATTTGTCCGAGTCTTAGCATTTTTTGTTATTATGCCTTTATTTTCTTATCGGTCAGTTCCCGTGCAATTTAAAATAGGAATTAGTTTTTTTCTAGCAATTATTATGATATCTACTGTTGATACTGCAGGAATAGCGGTCAATAACCTATATATATTCCTTATTGTAAAAGAAATTCTCGTCGGAATATGCATTGGCCTGATTGCTTATATTATTGTATCTGCTATACAAGTTGCTGGAGGATTTATCGATTTTCAGATGGGATTTGCCATTGCTAACGTGGTTGATCCACAAACTGGTGCACAGAGCCCATTAACAGGTCAGTATCTTTATATTATTTCATTATTATTTTTATTATCCGTTAATGGACATCACATTATCATAGATGGAATTTTTAATAGTTATTCATACATACCTTTAAATCAATTTCTACCATTTGGAGAAGAATCGATTGTTCAGTTTGTGCTAACAACCTTTAACACGATGTTCTTAGTTGCATTTCAAATTGCGATCCCTATCGTAGGGTGTTTATTTTTAGTAGATGTTGCTCTTGGGATAATAGCTAGAACGGTTCCGCAAATGAATGTATTTGTTGTTGGACTACCATTAAAAATTCTTGTTAGTTTCGCAGCTATATTAGTATTTCTCGCACTATATATAAATCTAGCACAACGCCTTTTTGAGACAATGTATCGAGTAATGAGCGGTTTAATGTCGTTGTTTGGAGGTGTATAA
- the flhB gene encoding flagellar biosynthesis protein FlhB, which produces MLLKLDIQFFAGEKTEKATPKKRLDERKKGRVAKSQDVNTALLLLGCFIALFVFGSYMLQYMTGFFEKSFTEYIHWDLTEKNVQLMFNSASLDAGMMLAPIMIIAIITGMAANLVQVRFLFSTEPLKFDLKKIDPIQGAKRIFSIRALVEFLKSMLKIVFVGIVTFYVIWIFKDDMLMTAFLDAKGALGFFATVTAIMGFAAIILLVFLALFDYWYQKFDFEKNIRMSKQDIKDEYKNVEGDPLIKSKIKEKQRQMATRRMMSEVPNADVIITNPTHYAVAIKYDESKANAPYILAKGTDQIAQKIKEIAKNHDVIMVENRPLARGLHDAVEIGEIIPEAYFQAVAEVLAYVYRMEKKA; this is translated from the coding sequence TTGCTTTTAAAATTAGATATACAATTTTTTGCAGGTGAAAAGACAGAGAAAGCAACTCCAAAAAAGAGGTTAGATGAACGAAAAAAAGGTCGAGTAGCTAAAAGCCAGGATGTTAATACGGCGCTTTTGCTATTAGGGTGTTTTATAGCTTTGTTTGTATTCGGAAGTTATATGCTGCAATATATGACCGGTTTTTTCGAAAAATCATTTACAGAGTACATTCATTGGGATCTCACAGAAAAAAACGTTCAATTAATGTTTAATAGTGCTTCACTAGATGCAGGGATGATGTTGGCTCCAATAATGATAATTGCTATTATCACTGGAATGGCAGCAAACTTAGTGCAAGTTAGGTTTTTATTTAGTACGGAGCCATTAAAATTTGATTTAAAAAAAATTGATCCGATTCAAGGTGCAAAACGTATTTTTTCCATACGTGCATTAGTCGAATTTCTGAAATCTATGTTAAAAATTGTGTTTGTCGGCATCGTTACATTTTATGTGATTTGGATTTTTAAAGACGATATGTTAATGACGGCATTTTTAGATGCCAAAGGCGCATTAGGGTTCTTTGCCACTGTTACAGCAATTATGGGATTTGCTGCAATTATTTTACTTGTTTTCCTTGCATTATTTGATTATTGGTACCAAAAATTTGATTTTGAAAAAAACATCCGAATGTCAAAGCAAGACATAAAAGATGAATATAAAAATGTTGAAGGCGATCCGTTAATTAAATCAAAAATAAAAGAAAAGCAGCGCCAAATGGCAACAAGAAGAATGATGAGTGAAGTGCCAAATGCTGATGTAATAATAACCAACCCTACCCATTATGCAGTAGCGATAAAATACGATGAATCAAAAGCAAACGCACCGTACATACTCGCAAAAGGAACCGATCAAATCGCTCAAAAAATTAAAGAGATCGCTAAAAATCACGATGTAATAATGGTAGAAAATCGCCCCTTAGCAAGGGGGCTACATGATGCTGTAGAAATTGGAGAAATAATACCTGAAGCATACTTTCAAGCAGTAGCAGAAGTATTAGCTTATGTGTACCGAATGGAGAAAAAAGCATAA
- the flhA gene encoding flagellar biosynthesis protein FlhA, translating to MKARDISVLLGVILVIIMLVIPLPGALLSFFILINIILALIVILVAMNTTEPLQFGVFPTLILLLTLFRLALNVSTTRSILSEAEAGGVVDTFGTFVIGDNPFVGFVVFIILVIINFLVITKGSERVSEVAARFSLDAMPGKQMSVDADLNAGLISEAQAKERREKIEREADFHGSMDGASKFVKGDAIAGIIIVIINILFGLIIGMVQMGMSMDEAVNTFMRLTVGDGLVSQIPALLISTATGIVVTRSAGSNNLSADVMDQLLQFPKLLYIAGGTIFLLGLTPINFFLTTSLAAILILGGYWMQNRATKEEEPTVEEEEETESTALKQPENVVSLLNMDPIEFEFGYGLIPLADTAQGGDLLDRVIMIRRQLAIELGLVIPVVRIRDNIQLNPNEYRLKIKGNEVANGELMLDHYLAMTPDFGEEEIDGIDTKEPAFGLPAKWINEDVKDEAELSGFTVVDPPSVVSTHITEVIKRHAHQLLGREETKQLIDHLKESNPILVEEVTPEPLSTGDIQKVLAKLLRESVSIRNLPIIFETLADFSKMTNDTELLGEYVRQSLSAQITKNYAQENNQMKVITVSGKVEKTIADNIQQTEHGNFLSLDPETQQQIIKTIHAEAEKLSLQEETTILICSPAIRMYLKQLLDRFLPQVVVLSYNELEPTVEVQSVGVVNIA from the coding sequence ATGAAAGCGCGAGATATATCCGTCCTTCTGGGAGTTATATTAGTAATTATCATGTTAGTGATTCCGCTGCCAGGAGCACTTCTTAGCTTTTTTATATTAATTAATATTATCTTAGCGCTAATCGTTATTTTAGTTGCAATGAATACGACCGAGCCATTGCAATTTGGAGTATTTCCAACATTAATCTTACTGTTAACTTTATTTCGACTTGCGTTAAATGTATCTACAACTAGATCGATACTCTCTGAAGCAGAAGCTGGTGGAGTCGTTGATACATTTGGAACGTTTGTTATTGGAGATAATCCTTTTGTTGGTTTTGTTGTATTTATCATATTAGTAATTATTAATTTCTTAGTTATTACAAAAGGTTCTGAGCGAGTTTCTGAAGTGGCTGCAAGATTTTCTCTTGATGCGATGCCAGGAAAGCAAATGAGTGTTGATGCTGATTTAAATGCTGGCCTGATTTCCGAAGCGCAAGCAAAAGAACGTCGTGAAAAAATTGAAAGAGAAGCAGATTTCCATGGCTCTATGGATGGAGCTAGTAAATTTGTGAAAGGGGACGCCATTGCTGGAATTATAATCGTCATCATCAATATATTATTTGGCTTAATTATTGGGATGGTGCAAATGGGAATGTCCATGGATGAGGCAGTAAACACTTTTATGAGATTAACGGTAGGTGATGGTTTAGTAAGTCAGATTCCCGCACTTTTAATTTCTACTGCCACAGGTATTGTAGTTACACGTTCTGCAGGTAGCAATAACTTAAGTGCTGATGTTATGGATCAATTATTACAGTTCCCTAAGTTACTTTATATCGCAGGAGGTACTATCTTCCTCTTAGGACTAACCCCGATTAATTTCTTCTTAACCACAAGCTTGGCAGCGATTTTAATATTAGGTGGATATTGGATGCAAAACCGAGCGACGAAGGAGGAAGAGCCAACTGTTGAAGAGGAAGAAGAAACGGAATCTACCGCTTTAAAACAACCAGAAAATGTCGTTAGTTTATTGAATATGGACCCTATCGAGTTTGAATTTGGTTATGGGTTGATTCCACTTGCTGACACAGCTCAAGGTGGGGATTTACTTGATCGTGTAATTATGATTCGTCGTCAACTAGCCATTGAGTTAGGTTTAGTTATCCCGGTAGTACGAATTAGAGATAATATTCAATTAAACCCTAATGAATACCGATTAAAAATCAAGGGTAATGAAGTTGCTAATGGAGAATTAATGTTAGATCACTATCTAGCAATGACTCCAGACTTTGGCGAAGAAGAAATAGACGGAATTGACACGAAGGAACCGGCTTTTGGATTACCTGCAAAGTGGATTAATGAGGATGTAAAGGATGAGGCGGAATTATCTGGCTTCACAGTGGTTGATCCACCTTCTGTAGTGTCTACACATATTACAGAAGTAATTAAACGTCATGCACATCAATTATTAGGTAGAGAAGAAACAAAACAATTAATTGACCACTTGAAAGAAAGTAATCCAATTTTAGTAGAAGAAGTTACACCAGAACCATTATCTACAGGTGATATACAAAAAGTACTTGCAAAACTTCTACGTGAAAGTGTCTCGATTCGTAATTTACCGATCATTTTTGAGACATTAGCTGATTTTTCTAAAATGACGAATGATACAGAATTACTTGGGGAATACGTGAGGCAATCACTATCTGCTCAGATTACGAAAAACTACGCTCAAGAAAATAATCAAATGAAAGTGATAACTGTATCAGGAAAGGTAGAAAAAACCATCGCTGATAACATTCAGCAAACGGAACATGGGAATTTTTTGTCTTTAGATCCAGAAACACAGCAACAAATTATAAAGACCATTCATGCGGAAGCAGAAAAATTATCATTACAAGAAGAAACAACCATTCTTATATGCTCGCCCGCTATAAGAATGTACTTAAAACAGTTACTAGACCGATTTTTACCTCAAGTCGTTGTGCTATCGTACAATGAACTCGAACCAACTGTTGAAGTTCAAAGTGTAGGGGTGGTGAATATAGCATGA
- the flhF gene encoding flagellar biosynthesis protein FlhF, translated as MKIKKYTAPTMPEVMKEVRKDFGTDAVILQSKEVKKGGLLGMFKKTFIEVVAGVDPEPVNSKSIPREKQITEYNQDNHNRKTKDENPLREEILNIQRLIEAQGRQSNHEFTPIYQLAYEHLIAQEISPTIAEQLIKEVRDDETNQDEYHNLESILINVKQLIVNRLEQVDIGFTYDHRIIQFVGPTGVGKTTTIAKIAAKLYLEEKKKVAFITLDTYRIAAVDQLKTYAKILHIPVEVAYSKEDYRKAVEKFSSFDVILVDTAGRNYRDNQYLNEIQEWPSSLKVTNYLVLSMTSKPKDMLDIFQRFQLLGIHGVVFTKLDETEQYGNLLNISWNNKIRIGYMTNGQDVPEDVIQPSAEEISHLILSDNDES; from the coding sequence ATGAAAATAAAAAAATATACAGCACCAACAATGCCAGAAGTGATGAAAGAAGTAAGGAAAGATTTTGGAACGGACGCAGTAATTTTACAATCAAAAGAAGTTAAAAAGGGCGGTTTACTTGGGATGTTTAAAAAGACATTCATTGAAGTTGTAGCTGGAGTTGATCCAGAACCAGTAAATAGTAAATCAATTCCTAGAGAGAAACAGATTACAGAATATAATCAAGATAATCATAATAGAAAAACAAAAGATGAAAATCCACTTCGGGAAGAGATACTAAATATACAGCGATTGATTGAAGCACAAGGAAGACAAAGTAATCATGAATTTACACCCATTTATCAATTAGCTTATGAGCATCTCATAGCACAAGAAATATCACCAACCATTGCGGAACAATTAATTAAAGAGGTAAGAGATGATGAAACGAATCAAGATGAGTATCATAACTTAGAGTCGATTTTAATTAACGTAAAACAATTAATTGTTAACAGACTAGAACAAGTGGATATCGGATTTACTTATGATCATCGAATTATTCAATTTGTAGGACCGACCGGAGTTGGAAAAACGACAACTATCGCAAAAATTGCAGCGAAACTTTATTTAGAAGAAAAAAAGAAAGTTGCATTTATTACGCTAGATACTTATCGTATCGCCGCAGTAGATCAGTTAAAGACATATGCGAAGATATTACACATCCCAGTAGAGGTCGCTTATAGTAAGGAAGATTACCGAAAAGCAGTAGAGAAGTTTTCTTCTTTTGACGTAATTTTAGTAGATACTGCAGGCAGGAATTATCGAGATAATCAGTATTTGAACGAAATTCAAGAATGGCCGAGTTCTCTTAAAGTGACTAATTATTTAGTGCTGTCGATGACCTCAAAGCCTAAAGATATGTTAGATATCTTTCAGCGGTTTCAATTACTCGGTATTCATGGTGTAGTCTTTACAAAATTAGATGAGACGGAACAATACGGGAACCTATTAAACATTAGTTGGAACAATAAAATAAGAATTGGTTATATGACAAATGGACAAGATGTTCCCGAAGATGTTATACAACCATCTGCCGAAGAAATTTCACATTTAATTTTGAGTGATAATGATGAAAGTTGA
- a CDS encoding MinD/ParA family protein, translating to MMKVDQAQGLRQKLNHSVRQAKTIAVVSGKGGVGKSNFVVNFSLQLTKRNKKVLILDLDIGMGNIDILIGNRSTYSIVDLLKNDISLNRLIEEDSNGLHYIAGGSSLNHLFKLTDLQRNRFYEAFETLVHQYDYIFFDMGAGATEESLFFTLSADECIVITTPEPTSITDAYGMVKHIVSRNDQLPIYAILNRWNKKSDGIALLKKFQNVIQQFLSVEVKTLGVIPDDAFVVKGVTAQQPYSELYPKAKASKAITQLAEVYLKERNMIDSVNTSFLGRLKNWMEG from the coding sequence ATGATGAAAGTTGATCAAGCACAAGGGCTGCGTCAAAAACTAAATCATTCCGTTCGTCAAGCAAAAACGATAGCTGTAGTCAGTGGTAAGGGAGGCGTAGGGAAATCAAATTTTGTGGTTAATTTTTCTCTACAACTAACAAAGCGAAATAAAAAAGTATTAATCTTAGATTTAGATATTGGAATGGGTAACATTGATATTTTAATAGGGAATCGTTCTACTTACTCTATTGTTGATTTACTCAAAAACGATATATCGCTTAATCGTTTAATAGAAGAGGATTCAAATGGGTTACATTATATTGCAGGTGGTTCGAGTTTAAACCATTTATTTAAATTAACGGACCTCCAAAGAAACAGGTTTTATGAAGCTTTTGAGACGCTTGTACATCAGTATGATTATATATTTTTTGACATGGGAGCAGGAGCTACCGAAGAGTCTTTATTTTTCACGCTGTCTGCTGATGAATGTATTGTTATCACAACACCAGAGCCGACATCCATTACAGATGCATATGGAATGGTAAAGCATATTGTATCCAGAAATGATCAACTTCCTATTTATGCAATATTAAATAGATGGAATAAAAAGAGCGATGGCATAGCCTTATTAAAAAAATTCCAAAATGTAATCCAACAATTTTTATCAGTGGAAGTAAAAACTCTTGGAGTTATTCCAGATGATGCATTCGTCGTAAAGGGAGTTACAGCGCAGCAGCCTTATTCTGAGCTTTACCCAAAGGCAAAAGCCTCAAAAGCCATAACACAACTAGCAGAGGTTTACTTAAAAGAAAGAAATATGATTGATTCCGTAAATACAAGCTTTCTAGGTAGGTTAAAGAACTGGATGGAAGGGTGA
- a CDS encoding protein-glutamate methylesterase/protein-glutamine glutaminase codes for MRKVRAIVIDDSAFMRKIISDILDNDPRIEVVAVARNGEDGLNKVIQLSPDVVTLDVHMPKMDGMQALQRIMNEHPVPVVMLSSVTKAGAEKTIQAISNGAVDFIMKPSGSISLDIRNVEDEIRKKVILASTVRVKSTQEASEEDFQSTRTVPTINREKKYRRSIVSIGTSTGGPKALQKVLTELPKDIQAPIVIVQHMPPGFTKSLADRLNSICAISVKEAVHGEILQSGTAYIAPGGFHMQVENVGMSLAIALDKSPPLKGHRPSVNKLFSSLQHIKNYNKITCILTGMGNDGTDGLQQLRLNEGSTISLAESADTAIVYGMPKAAVNAGLIDYEMSLHEIPSLIVKQLT; via the coding sequence ATGAGAAAAGTTCGGGCAATAGTAATTGATGACTCCGCATTTATGAGGAAAATAATTTCCGATATTTTAGATAACGACCCAAGAATTGAAGTGGTAGCTGTTGCCCGAAACGGTGAAGATGGACTAAATAAAGTCATACAGCTATCACCGGATGTGGTAACCCTTGATGTGCATATGCCAAAAATGGATGGCATGCAAGCATTACAACGAATTATGAATGAACACCCCGTTCCTGTAGTAATGTTATCCAGTGTTACGAAAGCAGGAGCAGAAAAAACAATTCAAGCCATTTCAAATGGCGCTGTAGACTTTATCATGAAGCCCTCAGGTTCGATTTCATTAGATATTCGAAATGTAGAGGACGAAATTCGAAAAAAGGTTATATTGGCTTCTACGGTTAGGGTGAAATCTACCCAAGAAGCGTCCGAGGAAGATTTTCAATCGACAAGGACCGTTCCTACTATAAATAGAGAAAAAAAGTATCGAAGAAGTATAGTTTCTATCGGTACTTCTACGGGCGGACCGAAAGCATTACAAAAGGTTTTAACAGAATTGCCTAAAGATATACAAGCTCCAATCGTTATTGTACAGCATATGCCACCTGGCTTTACAAAATCATTAGCTGATCGATTAAATTCCATTTGTGCCATTTCAGTTAAAGAAGCGGTTCACGGAGAAATATTGCAATCTGGTACTGCTTATATTGCACCAGGAGGTTTTCATATGCAGGTGGAGAATGTAGGTATGTCCTTAGCAATAGCGTTAGATAAATCTCCTCCATTAAAAGGGCATCGGCCATCTGTAAATAAACTTTTTAGTTCTCTTCAACATATTAAAAATTACAATAAGATTACGTGCATTTTAACGGGAATGGGAAACGATGGAACGGATGGTCTACAGCAATTAAGGTTAAATGAGGGGTCTACGATATCTTTGGCAGAATCAGCAGATACTGCCATTGTATATGGAATGCCAAAAGCTGCAGTAAATGCAGGGTTAATCGATTATGAAATGTCTTTACATGAAATACCTAGTTTGATAGTAAAACAATTAACATAA